The following nucleotide sequence is from Pseudomonas putida S13.1.2.
GAATGGGCCAAAACCGCTTCCATGAGCGGGCTAAAGCTGGCACCATCGCGCCTTTTTTCATCAAGGCTCTGGTGCTGGGCGACACCTTCGCGGACATCTGCGCGACGTTACGCTGTAGCGATGCGACAAACTGCCCCACCAGTGCCCACAGTCCCTGGCAACCCTGTTGGCCGCCATAATGCCGCTATGCTAGCTTGGCGCTCGCCAGGAAGGCCGCCAATAGCTGGGAACGCACCCGAACACATGAGGACCGCACATGGCTCAGGCCACGCCCGCGCTGGAAATCCGCAATCTGCACAAACGCTACGGCGAGCAGGAAATTCTCAAGGGCATTTCGCTGACCGCACGCGACGGTGACGTGATCTCCATCCTGGGGTCGTCCGGCTCCGGCAAGTCCACCCTGCTGCGTTGCATCAACCTGCTCGAGAACCCGCACCAGGGCGAAATCCTGGTGGCCGGCGAAGCCCTCAAGCTCAAGGCTGCCAAAAACGGCGACCTGGTCGCTGCCGACAACCGCCAGATCAACCGCCTGCGCAGCGAAATCGGCTTTGTCTTCCAGAACTTCAACCTGTGGCCGCACATGTCGATCCTCGACAACATCATCGAGGCGCCACGCCGCGTGCTCGGCCAAAGCAAGGCCGAGGCCATCGAAGCCGCCGAAGCGCTGCTGAACAAGGTGGGCATCTACGACAAACGCCACAGCTACCCCGCCCAGCTTTCCGGTGGCCAGCAACAGCGTGCCGCCATTGCCCGTACCCTGGCCATGAAGCCTAAAGTGATCCTGTTCGACGAGCCCACTTCGGCCCTCGACCCGGAAATGGTCCAGGAAGTGCTAAACGTTATCCGCGCATTGGCCGAAGAAGGCCGTACCATGCTGTTGGTAACGCACGAGATGAGCTTTGCCCGCCATGTGTCCAGTGAAGTCGTCTTCCTGCACCAAGGCCTGGTCGAAGAGCAGGGATCGCCGCAGCAGGTCTTCGAAAACCCGACCTCGGCGCGTTGCAAGCAATTCATGTCAAGCCACCGCTAACGGAGCAATACATGCACACATACAAGAAGTTTCTCCTGGCAGCTGCTGCCACGCTGGTGATGTCGGCAAACGCCATGGCCGCAGAAAAACTGCGCATGGGCATCGAAGCCGCCTACCCACCGTTCAACAACAAGGATGCCAGCGGTAACGTGGTTGGTTTCGACAAAGACATCGGCGACGCCCTGTGCGCCAAGATGAAAGTCGAATGCTCGGTCGTCACCTCCGACTGGGACGGCATCATCCCTGCCCTGAACGCCAAGAAGTTCGACTTCCTGGTGTCGTCGCTGTCGATCACCGACGAGCGCAAGCAGGCGGTGGAATTCACCGAGCCGTACTACTCCAACAAGCTGCAGTTCATTGCCCCGAAAAACGTCGACTTCAAGACTGACGCAGCGTCGCTGAAGGGCAAGGCAATCGGCACCCAGCGTGCAACCTTGGCCGGCACCTACCTTGAAGACAACTTCAAGGGCGTCGACGTCAAGCTGTACGACACCCAGGAAAACGCCTACCTGGACCTGGTGTCCGGCCGCATCGACGGCATCCTGGCCGACAAGTATGTGCAATACGAGTGGCTGAAGAGCAAAGACGGCTCCAACTTCGAGTTCAAGGGCGAGCCGGTGATGGACAGCGACAAGATCGGCATTGCCGTGCGCAAAGGTGACACCAAGCTGCGCGACGAGCTGAACAAAGCCCTGGCCGAAATCAAGGCCGACGGCACGTACAAGAAAATCAACGACAAGTACTTCCCGTTCAGCATCGAATGACCCGCCCTGACCGGCGCGCCCACGTGGCGCGCCAGTCCCTAAAATGACCTGCCCATGAATATCGACCTGCACGGATTCGGTCCGGCCATGATGGCCGGCACCCTGATGACCGTAAAACTGGCGCTTTGCGCCTTGCTGCTGGGGCTGGTGCTGGGCCTGCTCGGCGCCCTGGCCAAAACCTCCCCGCTCAAGCCGCTGCAATGGCTTGGCGGCTTCTACTCCACCCTGGTTCGCGGCGTGCCCGAACTGCTGTGGGTGCTGCTTATCTATTTCGGCACCGTCGGGCTGATGAACAGCCTCGGCGAAGCCCTGAACATGCCGGGCCTGGAGCTTAGCGCCTTCGCGGCGGGTGTAATCGCCCTGGGCCTGTGCTTTGGCGCCTACGCCACCGAAGTGTTCCGTGGTGCCATCCTGGCGATCCCCAAGGGCCACCGTGAAGCTGGCCTGGCGCTGGGCCTGTCCAAGGGCCGCATCCTCTCGCGGATCATCCTGCCGCAGATGTGGCGTATCGCCCTGCCCGGCCTTGGCAACCTGTTCATGATCCTGATGAAGGACACCGCGCTGGTGTCGGTGATCGGCCTGGAAGAAATCATGCGTCACTCGCAAATCGGCGTGACCGTGACCAAGGAGCCGTTCACCTTCTACATGGTCGCGGCCTGCATCTACCTGGGCCTGACCGTCATTGCCATGACCGGCATGTACTTCATGGAAAAACGCGCCGCTCGCGGCTTTGCGAGGGCTGAATAATGAATTGGGAAGTCATCTTCAAATGGCTGCCACGCCTGGCCGAGGGTGCGGTCCTGACCCTGGAGCTGGTAGCCATTGCGGTGGTTGCCGGTTTGATCCTGGCCATCCCGCTGGGCATCGCCCGCTCCTCGCGCCGCTGGTACGTGCGCGCCGTGCCGTTCAGCTACATCTTCTTCTTCCGCGGCACGCCGCTGCTGGTGCAGCTGTTTCTGGTCTACTACGGCCTGGCGCAGTTCGATGCGGTGCGTTCCAGCTCGCTGTGGCCGTACCTGCGCGATCCGTTCTGGTGCACGGTGCTGACCATGACCCTGCACACCGCCGCGTACATTGCCGAGATCCTGCGCGGCGCACTGCAGTCGATCCCCAAAGGTGAGATCGAAGCGGCGCGAGCGCTGGGCATGTCGCGGGGCAAGGCGCTGTTCTACATCATGCTGCCCCGTGCTGCGCGTATCGGCCTGCCGGCGTACAGCAACGAAGTGATCCTGATGCTAAAGGCCAGTGCCCTGGCCAGTACCGTGACCCTGCTGGAACTGACCGGCATGGCCCGTACCATCATTGCCCGTACCTACCTGCCGGTGGAAATCTTCTTTGCCGCGGGCGTGTTCTACCTGGTGATCTCGTTCCTGCTGGTGCAGGGCTTCAAGCTGCTGGAGCGCTGGCTGCGTGTAGATGCCTGCCAGGGTCGTTGAGACCTTACTGGCCATTTCGCGGGTAAACCCGCTCCCACAGGTACATCACAGGCCTTGAAACCTGTGCTAATCCTGTGGGAGCGGGTTCACCCGCGAAGAGGCCCTCAAACCCAACACACATTTACCCATGCCCAGCCACCTCCACAGCCACCACCTAAGCACCCGCTTCAAGGCCCTCGACCAGTTCCTGATCGAGCACCAACAGCTGTGGAAACCGCGCCCCTTCACCACCCTGCAACTGGCCTGGGAAACCACCCACCCCGAACTCGCCACCCACCTGCGCCAATGCTCCCTGGCAGACGCCGAAGCCGACAGCCCCACTGACCGCTTGCCCGCGCCCTTCCCGCAACTGGCCGAACAAGCCCAACAGCTCGCCGCCCTCGGCAGCCTCCCGCAAACCGACCTGCCACCCGCCGCCCACCGCCTGGACGTCGCCGTCCCCGGCCGCAAATGGCAACAGATCGAAGCCTTCGCCAGCCACCTGACCTTCCGCGAGCCGCCCCGCCACTGGCTGGACTGGTGCTCCGGCAAAGGCCACCTCGGCCGTCGCCTGCTGCAACCCGGCCAGCAGCTGACCTGCCTGGAATACGACACCGAACTGGTCGCCGCCGGCCAGGCCCTTAGCGCACACCACCACTTGCCCGCCCAGCATGTGCATCAGGATGTGATGGCCAGCGACAGCGCCCGTCACCTGGCTGGCGACAAAAGCGTGGTGGCCCTGCACGCCTGTGGCGACCTGCATGTACGCCTGATGCAGCTGGCCAGCCAACAAGGTTGCCGGCAATTGGCCGTGGCCCCCTGCTGCTACAACCGCATCGCGGCGCCGCAGTACCAGGCGTTATCCACAGCCGCGCAGGCGTCCGCCCTGCAGCTGTCGCTGGACGACCTGGGCCTGCCCCTGAGCGAAACCGTTACCGCCGGCGCCCGCGTGCGGCGCCAGCGCGACACCTCGATGGCCCGGCGCTTGGGCTTCGACCAGCTGCAACGCCAGCAGCGCCAAAGCAGCGAATACCTGCCAACGCCATCGCTGCCGGTAGCCTGGCTGGAAAAGCCCTTCGAGCAGTACTGCCGCGACCTGGCCGACCTCAAACAACTGCCCCTGAACGGCAACCCGGACTGGGCCACCCTGGAAGCAGCCGGCTGGCAGCGCCTGGCCGAGGTGCGCAACCTGGAGCGCGTACGCAACCTGTTCCGCCGCCCGCTGGAGTTGTGGCTGGTACTCGATCGCGCCCTGTTCCTCGAAGAACAAGGCTACGCCGTTCGCCTGGGCCTGTTCTGCGACTATCCACTGACCCCACGCAACCTGCTTATCCTCGCGGAACGCGACCGTTAGCCGCAGCACAACCTGTGGATAAGTCTGTGAACAAGCTTTTGATTACCTGTTGGATCCAAGCGCTATTTCAAGCGTTTGGCTTATTCCGGGTTGCAGCTCA
It contains:
- a CDS encoding ABC transporter ATP-binding protein, giving the protein MAQATPALEIRNLHKRYGEQEILKGISLTARDGDVISILGSSGSGKSTLLRCINLLENPHQGEILVAGEALKLKAAKNGDLVAADNRQINRLRSEIGFVFQNFNLWPHMSILDNIIEAPRRVLGQSKAEAIEAAEALLNKVGIYDKRHSYPAQLSGGQQQRAAIARTLAMKPKVILFDEPTSALDPEMVQEVLNVIRALAEEGRTMLLVTHEMSFARHVSSEVVFLHQGLVEEQGSPQQVFENPTSARCKQFMSSHR
- a CDS encoding ABC transporter substrate-binding protein — encoded protein: MHTYKKFLLAAAATLVMSANAMAAEKLRMGIEAAYPPFNNKDASGNVVGFDKDIGDALCAKMKVECSVVTSDWDGIIPALNAKKFDFLVSSLSITDERKQAVEFTEPYYSNKLQFIAPKNVDFKTDAASLKGKAIGTQRATLAGTYLEDNFKGVDVKLYDTQENAYLDLVSGRIDGILADKYVQYEWLKSKDGSNFEFKGEPVMDSDKIGIAVRKGDTKLRDELNKALAEIKADGTYKKINDKYFPFSIE
- a CDS encoding ABC transporter permease gives rise to the protein MNIDLHGFGPAMMAGTLMTVKLALCALLLGLVLGLLGALAKTSPLKPLQWLGGFYSTLVRGVPELLWVLLIYFGTVGLMNSLGEALNMPGLELSAFAAGVIALGLCFGAYATEVFRGAILAIPKGHREAGLALGLSKGRILSRIILPQMWRIALPGLGNLFMILMKDTALVSVIGLEEIMRHSQIGVTVTKEPFTFYMVAACIYLGLTVIAMTGMYFMEKRAARGFARAE
- a CDS encoding ABC transporter permease, which encodes MNWEVIFKWLPRLAEGAVLTLELVAIAVVAGLILAIPLGIARSSRRWYVRAVPFSYIFFFRGTPLLVQLFLVYYGLAQFDAVRSSSLWPYLRDPFWCTVLTMTLHTAAYIAEILRGALQSIPKGEIEAARALGMSRGKALFYIMLPRAARIGLPAYSNEVILMLKASALASTVTLLELTGMARTIIARTYLPVEIFFAAGVFYLVISFLLVQGFKLLERWLRVDACQGR
- a CDS encoding methyltransferase gives rise to the protein MPSHLHSHHLSTRFKALDQFLIEHQQLWKPRPFTTLQLAWETTHPELATHLRQCSLADAEADSPTDRLPAPFPQLAEQAQQLAALGSLPQTDLPPAAHRLDVAVPGRKWQQIEAFASHLTFREPPRHWLDWCSGKGHLGRRLLQPGQQLTCLEYDTELVAAGQALSAHHHLPAQHVHQDVMASDSARHLAGDKSVVALHACGDLHVRLMQLASQQGCRQLAVAPCCYNRIAAPQYQALSTAAQASALQLSLDDLGLPLSETVTAGARVRRQRDTSMARRLGFDQLQRQQRQSSEYLPTPSLPVAWLEKPFEQYCRDLADLKQLPLNGNPDWATLEAAGWQRLAEVRNLERVRNLFRRPLELWLVLDRALFLEEQGYAVRLGLFCDYPLTPRNLLILAERDR